The proteins below are encoded in one region of Macadamia integrifolia cultivar HAES 741 unplaced genomic scaffold, SCU_Mint_v3 scaffold2553, whole genome shotgun sequence:
- the LOC122066742 gene encoding photosynthetic NDH subunit of lumenal location 3, chloroplastic-like, with product MNMEDVQSRGSKNRIKKCVFDLLSIGEMSDDENSWDILGKDLQLKSVFLYCDFSRVISHAPEEQKKSLTELANRLFYYIEELDHAVKLRSIPLTQNRYSDAAVVFHEVMAVML from the exons ATGAACATGGAGGATGTCCAGTCAAGAGGAAGTAAGAATCGGATTAAGAAATGTGTATTTGATCTTCTTTCGATCGGAGAAATGAGTGATGATGAGAATTCTTGGGATATTTTGGGAAAAGATCTCCAGCTAAAATCGGTGTTCTTGTACTGCGATTTCAGCCGGGTGATCTCTCATGCACCGGAGGAACAAAAGAAGAGTCTCACAGAGCTTGCTAATAGGCTTTTCTATTACATAGAAGAG CTGGATCATGCGGTGAAACTCCGTAGCATTCCTTTAACGCAGAATCGATACAGCGACGCCGCTGTTGTATTTCATGAAGTGATGGCAGTCATGCTTTAA